The Pseudomonas graminis region AGCCCAATCGAGCGCCCCTACCCGCCATAGGTAGACAAGACCTGCCAACAGAATTGCTATGAAAACGAGCGCTTCGGCGAAGCCGGTCCAGCCGCTTTCGCGGACGGACACAGACCAGGCGTACAGAAAGAGGGCTTCAATGTCGAAAATCACGAACAGCATCGCGACCAGATAGAATTTTGCCGAGAGCCGCAGACGGGCGCCGCCGGTAGGCAGCATGCCGGATTCGAACGGTTCGTTTTTGCTGCGGCCCCAGGCTTTGGAACCCAGCAGGCTGGAAAGGCCGAGCATGAAGGCGCAGAGGCCTACGACACCAAGGAGAAACACGGCGAAGCCCCAATTGTGGGCAATCAATCCTGTCGAGTCGGGCATGCTGGCAGTCCTTAACAGAGAGCAAAGGTCTCTGGGCTTGGAAGAAGTAGAAGCAGTGACGATATGTCGCAGTGCGATCAATTCCGGGATTTTATGTGCAAAAGGAGGGCAAGTAAATTTTCTGCATCAAATTTATTCGCAGGATTAATGAGATAGGTCACGGTTTTCATGCTTAGCCCCAGCAGGGGCGGGCGTCGAGGAGGGTTTCGAGAAATATGTATCTTACGACGGAGCGGCAGTTCGGCCTGGCTTAAATGATAATAAATATCATTTGGAAGGCTTGTTTGATGTGTGTCACTGGAACGTGACGAAGTTCCGTTTAATTAGCCGAGACAATAAGTCGGTAATTGATTGTGTGGTTAATTAACGTTTGTGCGCTGATTTGAGTTGTCTATCGTCAATAGTTGACTGGCTACGTAGGTTAAGTCAGTCATT contains the following coding sequences:
- a CDS encoding NADH-quinone oxidoreductase subunit A produces the protein MPDSTGLIAHNWGFAVFLLGVVGLCAFMLGLSSLLGSKAWGRSKNEPFESGMLPTGGARLRLSAKFYLVAMLFVIFDIEALFLYAWSVSVRESGWTGFAEALVFIAILLAGLVYLWRVGALDWAPVGRRNRQAKLKQ